A window of Malania oleifera isolate guangnan ecotype guangnan chromosome 2, ASM2987363v1, whole genome shotgun sequence genomic DNA:
ATGGACATTGATAGCGAGCATCTTGGGATTCCTGAAGCAGAGTACCATGCAATTGTCAGGATGCCTTCCGCTGAGTTTGCTAGGATCTGCAAGGATCTCAGCAGTATTGGTGATACTGGTACTATGTTAGCTAATgattgtgttttggtttttgtgTTTGTCTACAAATTTTGTTCCAATATTTGGTTCCATACTCAGGTTTAAAATGTGAGTTTTTTGTTTAATGGGTGTTTGTAGTTGTGATTTCTGTAACAAAGGAAGGTGTGAAGTTCTCCACAAGAGGGGATATTGGAAATGCAAATATTGTCTGTAGGCAAAACACTACAGTGGACAAGGTTTGTTCTTTTGCCGTAGCTACCACATTTCTAATGTCAATTGCATTGGAAGTGTCACCTGAAACATAAATATTTTGTGATTTTAGTATGAAGAATCTAAGAACTGATATGGGTATGAATCTTTTGTGGTGAAATTTTTTACAGCCAGAAGAAGCTACAATCATAGAGATGAATGAGCCTGTGTCCTTAACATTTGCATTGAGGTACATGAATTCCTTCACAAAGGCAACTCCATTGTCTAACACAGTTACAATCAGCTTGTCCTCAGAGCTGCCTGTTGTGGTTGAGTACAAGATTGCAGAGATGGGTTACATCAGATTCTATTTGGCTCCTAAAATAGAAGAGGATGATGAAGAGACTAAGCCTCAGGTTTAAATGTCGCAGATTTTTAATCTGACCTTGAAGCCCTATGTCCAGTTCTGCTTTGAAGCAATTTTATGATCTGAAATTTTCAATGTAATGTTGTTTCTCGTACATTTTTATCTGAGCCGTCCACACTTCTTAGGAATGCAATTATTAGTTCAGGACTCTTTACATTGGGTTTTCAAGTGTTGTGCTTAACTTGGTGATTGTACTCgttattttttaggaaaaaatatatgcttgtattttcttaaaaaaaagaaaaaagttttGCTGTGTATTTAATTAAGttcatttatttaaaatttggtaGAAGTTTGGCCTGTAtagtttttgtttcttttaataCCATTGAGTTTGATGGACTTATCTTGGGTTTTGATTTGtgtatttgaataaaatgtagcATAATATTACAATGAATTTGGTCTAAATTTACACATCTAAATTTAATGGTTGAAACCATGTTTTCAAATGTAGTGttaagaaaattttgggaaaattaaaTTGAAAGACAAATGAAGGCACTTGAAAAATATGAAGATCTTAAATTCACTTGAGATTTGTTGAAAAAGGGACAGTAGGTAGGTCATGTTTgaagttttaaaagaaaaaaatgatttgCTTGTTTGGTTGGTTGGTAAATTACATAACTAGTTCTTAAACTAGCAATCTTGGTAAAAATGACTTGATTTTTTTTAGTTAAGTAACAAAAATGATTTTGCCCTTACTAGTTATAAGGAACAAAGTAATGCATAATTCATTCGTTTGAATAAAACAGTGAGGTATTTGGACAAAGCGTTTTTCAACTGAAGGGAAAAAAACGCATGGTTTAAATTGGAACCTCATTGAATACAAATACAGTTAATGAAAAATAAAGTATGAAACACAATCAAATTAAATAATGAGATCCTCTCAATAATTTACCAAAATTGACAAAAACAACAAATTCTGAATCAAAACCCAACCAACAACTACCTTGAAGCATGGTTGACATTTTCTCATCACCTAAAACTAAAAGATCATAGAAAGTCAAAACAAATGTTTTGGTCTCCCTCTATAGTCCCCTCTCTCTCTTTGGCctaaaaaaagaggaaaaaagatAAACCTTTTTTCTTCACTTGATCTATAATTGCTTCTGAAAAAGCTCCTTGACATAAAATGTGGGGGGTTTTGCAATTTATAGCATCTGCTGTGAGTTGTATCCATCCACATTGGACTGGAGAAGCTCAGAGCGCCAAGATTAGATTTAACATTATAAATTAGACGAGCACCATGCATTATGCATCAATGGATTTTCTCTTTAAGAAGTCTTGCTTCTTTTCTTTGCTTCACCGTAGAAGACAACACCCATTACCGTGAGGGCGTAACCCAGCATCCCAGTCACTGATACGGGGTTTTTAAATATTAAGATTGAGACCACCACAGCAACAGCACCTTTAGCATTTCCCAACACCTGTAAGCAAGCCAATGTACCAACACTAGTTATTATTCATATGCATCACTTCACCAGGACTCACATTTCTCTCATGAAATTTAAATCTGTCCTATCACTTTTTTTTGTACTATTGTCATATACACTTGCAGATTTTATGAACTTTTTGAGTGATCACTTCCAAATAGTGTGCTAGACTACTAGTTCAACATGACCAGTATAGATTTATAGTTATGCTTACCTGGTAGGACATAGGGTTTAAGCATTAATATAGCCAATTAGTTGGAGAGGCGAAATTTAATATTTCCAATTGTTTATCAAAATCTTAGGAGCCTTGCTATTCTTATACATGTGTGTACATGCTCTAAAGGCCCTATGAACCCTGGGGCCATTTTTATACTTTATCAGACTAAAGTTGTATATTTTGTGCTTTGACAACCTGACAGTGATCAAACAGTTAACTCCAATGAACCAAACCAGATTTTGAAGAATAAAACTTAGATGGATTTATTACATTCTTGGCTTTCAAGGAAAAAGACAAAAGTTGCAAAATAAATTATCAAGATACTTACGAAAACAAATACAACCTACAAGGGATGGTTAGAAAAGATTGTACAGATACAGCAAGAGGCAGAACACCAAAAGCATCAGTGAATGAACCTATTTGCTTGAGAGTACTTATAAGGTAAATTATATTACATGTTCCTAAAGTTTGATTGAATTGCACTCCACTCCCTGCATTTTAAACTTGGACAATTTGATCCTTGTTGAAGTTTCATATTCAGGCTAGTTCAAGTCCCTTTTTAGGGACTGCACCAAATTTAAATTGGAACATTAAAGATTAGACTGTCACAGTTTAAACTTCAAGAGTGAAGAGCAACTCAACCAAACTCAACTTCTGGTGTAATAccctttaatttaatttttttaactgtTATTATGTATGACTAAAGATTTTAGTTATTATGTATTTTATAtgtattttaaaatacataataaCTAAGAAGGGGGTATGCAATAGATTTActaaggtcattaaggatatgtgtGATAAAGTAGTGATTAGCATTAGGATTgtaggaggggaatctagagattttcctaTCATAATAAGTGTACATCAAGATTTTGCTTtgaatccttatctttttactttagtgattgatgaacttattagaatatccaaaatgagatcccttggtgtatgttgtttgcagatgatatcgtgttgattgataaTAATAAGAACGGCATGAAATCTAAGTTTGAACTTTGGAGAGTCACATTaaagtctaaagggtttaggataagtaggaataagatagaatataggaaacgtaatttcaataatgtaaggAGCAGCAATGGAAAGAAAATTAATCTTGATAATCAACTAATCAAgagataaataatactaataaatttatatatcttggatctattatgcaaacggAAGGGTAAATTGAAGAAGATATAGTACATGAAATTCAAACgtgttgggtaaaatggaggagtatGTCAGGTGTTTTTTGTAATCATACTATCATAGAAtgctcttaaaattaaaagaaaaattttataagacgactataaggctggctatgctttatggttcaaaatgttgggtAACTAAGAAGCAacgtgtacaaaaaataaaagttactaaaatgtgaatattaaggtagatgagtgatataacattaaaatataaagtaaaaaatgagcatatatgcaataatttaAGCATAACACCGATTGAAGAAAAGATAAGGGAGAAGCGGCTTAgatggtttaggcatttgaaacGTAGTATTGGCAGAGCACCTGTagggaggagtgagttagttattaatTTTGACATGAAAAGAGATACGgatagttttaaaataatttggaatgaaatagtgaggaaggatttaataatcCTTAATCTACAAGTGGAAAATGCTCTCGATTGGGTGAAGtggaggaaaaggattcatgtaaccgaCCCCACTTAATGGGATTTAagacttgttgttgttgttaataATAACAAATCTTTAGTCATTCATTTCCTTTATTCTGAATTAGTTATTTTCTTAGTTTGATAATAATATCATATTGAGTGCTCAAGTAACTAAATAGCAAGCTACAGATTGATAGTTTAACAGAAAACCAGGAAAAGAGAGACTCAGGGAAGAGTGTGCGAAATTGAAGGGGGAGGAGGAATACCTGTAGGGTCAAGGCACTGGTGTGTTTGGTGACCAAGAAATTGGTCAAATTCACAAAATATGCCAGTGCAGAATTAAAGATTAGATACCATAAAATCCTGACATCATCTCTGGCAAGTGCTATTGTCATTGCAATCACATCTTTCTCCATCAAGAGCGCTGCTGGAAGGAGCAATACAACAGCTACTGGAGCCATGTACATGAGAAGGTTCATAGAATTAAGTTTTTCCCTGGAAAAACATTCAAAGTATTTGCACATGGGCCTAAGTTCCAGTGAGTAcaaaaatgttatttatgaataaAAAGATGATAAAAATGCCTCTTTCTTAGCATTTTACcatttttttgtttatatatttcAATTTGGTAGAGACATATCCATTGATTACCCTTCAGAGGAGAGCAAAATTCCTTGAAGTACTGACTTTAGTGCACGAGCAGCTGTAGCACCAATGCACATTATAAACCCAAAGAGATGGAAGCTTGGTTCTCCCTACATGTGCACAACAAGGACAATAATAATCACTCTTATTTTGCATTCCAACAACATAATGCCAAAAACACAGGAACTAATCCTTTTTCTAGTGTACCTGCAATGTAATGCATACAGAAAAGACAACCAAAACAACACTTACAAACCCAAGCAGAAGGATTTCAGGATAATAAGATCAATGCTTATAACAAGTCAGCGACATGGTAGATGGTTCTCCCAATTTGCAATACCATGATGCTTAGCTATCGCTAGAATCTTGAGAACTTTTTAACACCAACAGCATAAGTAGACAGCAGCATGATAGATGGGGTACCAAATTGTGTTATTATCATGCTTAGTGAGCACTGGACTCTCATAAACTACTGAATAGCACAAAAGCAAAGGGAAATTTTGCCAAACTAAACCTAGTATTAAATAGGAAATAACTTTCCAATGTGGAGATCAACTATATCATAAATTTGGAATTCTTGTTCAGTTGAGATCAGCATTAGacaaaaataatttagaaaaccataaaaaacataaatttaatgGAAATTGATTTAACAGAGCAATGAACTCCACAATCTCAGTGAGCGTAAGAAGAAATGTCAACCAAGTTAATACCTAGTATCATTTAAAGGTGGAAAACACTTCTGTAGAAAAGTCCATAGAGATAGTTTGGACGGATAACATTTATGGTATCCTTCATTCTGATCACAGAGAATTTaaactgaaaataaatagtacatttgataaaaataataaaaaagcaATACCAACAGAAATTAATTATTTCTTGACCTTAATCAGGAAATTTGCTAACGAATCAACATATACGAAATTCCAAAAGCTTATTCAATTATCAGCAGTTCGATATCCAAAAATAACAATTCAGTTGATTAACTATATACACACGATGTAAACAAATACAGTTACCCATACAGTACATCCAACAAAAAAGAAATTTGCCAAGAGAAACTCACGAAAAAGGTTCAAAATTTAACCATCCCTCTCCTccgggcaaaaaaaaaaaaaaagaagagaaaaagggtAGGAACTCTTACTCCACTGGCAATGACGACGCCGGTGACAACCGGTACAAGTGCAACATAGGTGAGCCAAGCTTCCCTCCTCAGCGTCATCATATAGGCAAAAACCGCCGTGAAGAACGGCGTGGTTGCGCCGATCGCCTGGTTGAACGACACCGGAAGATACCGAAGCGAGATATTGCCACTGACGACCGACGAGCAGAACACAAGGCTGAGCGCCGAGATTTTCAGGAACTGGACCCTCGATCGGACACTCTGCATTGGCACGATCTTCAACCACGAGGTGGCGATGTAGCTGAGCAGCGAACACGCCATCATGTGGCAGAAGGTGAGGAAGATCGGGTACTTGAAGCCGTAGTTGCTGAGCAAGTACTTATTCAGCAACAAAACCCCAATGTTGGACGAGTACCACGACGCGACGAGCCCGATCGTGAAGACGCGGCCCGAGACCTTCATCGATTCGATTACAGACACGAATTTTTCCAAATCAGACGAATTAATCGAGCAGAATAATCGGAAGGTAACCTACCGACGGCTTCGTGTGCCGAAACGGCGTTGAATATGAATCCAAAATGATCGATGTTAAAAAGAGAACGCAGTTGGTGATCGTGATTCTCCAGAGCGACAGTGACCGATGATCAGGAAGATCTATGAATCTGAGAGAATTTTGTTGTGATTAAATGGGGCTGACATATAGGGTTCGAATTGAGGAAGAAGAAGGAttgtgttagagagagagagagagaatgggggGAGTTTGTGTTGGAGTTTGAGGAGGTAAAGGCGGAATTTGGAAGGAGAGTTTCTGTATGTTCGTTTCCATTTCAAACACTTTCTTCAATTACGCGCGGTAATTGAAATTATCATGGACGAACGGAACGGGAGATTATTAATAGTTTAATACCCAGAAGTCCACCCTTAATTtactaactaattaattaattaattagtttataCCTTATTTCCCAAAAcattccttattttaaaatatccatGTTTATGTTGTTTTCCCATAACTCGACCCTCGAACTGGTTGATTCGGGAGTAAAATTGGAGATTCgaaattttttaactttttagGACAAACTTAACCGAAGCAAGCTTCATTTAAAAGTAATCGAGAATCAATTGAATGGAGAGtataacaaattaaaaattagGTAAACTCCATTTTATAAATTTAtgagagaaattgaaaaaaataatctaaaaaaacatcatcattttatttcatttcaaaatcatattatCATAAACTTACGGTGAGTTAACATTACTACCTAGTCTCCTTACTTAGATTAAGAATAGTAAACACACATTGATAATGTTGCATAAGCTATTGAGAAGTAAGCACAATAGAGCAGTAGTAGAGCATTCAAGAGAGAAGTTGTGAGAATATCCAACATTCTAGGGAGATTCTAACATTGAAATAGAAAGGTGGAAATTCTTAATAATTGAAAGTTCAAAATCAAGGAGAGGGAAGATGAAGAAGCTTGATTATATTCATTAGTTAGACGATTGTGATTATATTCATTAGCCAAACGATTGAAAAATGGTCATTTTAATAATATAAGTCGAATGATTAACTTATTGTTAGAAGTACAATATCTTAAGTTAAGGTGATAAACGAGTCAAATATTTTCATGTTCAATTTTGTACAGTAAAATTTTAACTCAACTGTAGTATACTTGCTCAAATGAACGACACAAGAGGCCCTTATCAAGTTGAGCAACCAAGACAGATTTGATTTTTTTGGAAACTCTCGGTGTGAGATGCAAGAAGCACTTAAGAGTTCTAtgaaaaaaagttgaaaaaagaCTCCTACTAATACCGTCATAAATTTTATTTTGCCCAACCAAGATAACCTATTAGcctaggatttaggttttaaaaTTTGAGATAAACAAGTCCACACTCAAACCGTCAGCCTTATTAAACGAGGCCCTTAATGAGCCTAATCCAAACCTTTTAAACGAATTCAAACCAAACCTATGACTTAAATTTGTTCATGTTCAAGTTCAATTCATTTATTTAATGCCTaaaattagatttgaaaatttctCATTTATATAATAAAGCCTAAAAAAGCTCTTATTAAATCGAGCTCTAAACCAGTTGTGAAAAGTGAAAAAGACATCTTGAAACTAAGCACTGTAAGGGACTTTCTAGCAGTTCTATAATTGGACATGACCTTTATATGAAGCATCCTAAGTATGCAACAGTTAACCAACCTAATGCTGGGTTCAAGCCATACTCTCAAGTCTCAGCCAGGAAAACACCCTTAACCGTCTATTTATTGTGTAAAGTCtcattgtttatttttttttttcacattaaCCATcagaaaaaaaggagaaaaaataaaattggcagtaactttaataaaaaataattttcatttttcataatttttttctcaatagtattttatatagaacaacagagaacaaataatttttttcattgtCTTTTTATCAAAGCAGAAAagtacaaaaacaaaaaaacacaaaatttcattcattttctttCTCAAACAGAAGGGATATAATTTCTTTTCAATTGTGACTGgagattgaaatatatatatataggggttGATTGTTtctattataattataataaattatcaaCCCATGCCAGCCACACGTTCAGACTTGAGAACTAGACTGTCAAGAGATTGGTTCTGGTATGGACTCCTGATTAAAATAATGTCACAACAAATAGAGAGGAAAGGAGAGAAGAGGAGAGTCCCTTAGCCATGACCCAGGTTCATATCCAAccttcaattaaaataaaaaaaataattcttacatcctttttaattaaaatgaaatgcaatctTATCTGCTGTTAAACTGTGAGCTTCCGTCACTTCAAATCCTCTTCGCTCTCGATGCAGTTCCCTCGAAACTTCTACGAACACTGTTACAAATAGTTATATCTTaaaagaatgaaaagaaaatatcaaatcctCCACAAAACCTGCTAAACATCACTGGGCACtatttcatctctctctctctctcacacgcgCGCGTGCGCGCACACACAAAACAAAGAAGCAAATAAACACATCTTTCATGCTTATGGTACATTCAGGCACACGAGCATCAGCTGCAAAATGCTGAGAAGAAATTCAGAGGCAAATGTGGAAATGAGCACTTGAAAAATCTGATCAAGGCACCCTCCAATCTTCACCAGCATAAAATGCTTGATCCCCAAGCTCTTGCTCGATTCGAATCAACTGTAAGAAAACTTGAGCTTTTAGTTTTTCCTTTCTGGCACTTTATTTTGACAATTATCAGCAGACAATATCAAAGGGTTAAGAATCAAACATGGATAAAAACACATTATAGTTGGATCATAACATGCAACAATGAGCAGACAGACTCATCTTGATCACTACTGGCATGcagaaatttcaaataaattataGTTGGATAGTACAATATGCAAAAAGACTCGCCTTGACCACTTTTGGTGCACATAAACCAATCCACAAGAATCTGGCGTTTGGGATTTCTATGTTAGGAATGATTCCCAATACAACCCACTGTGAAACCCAGAATGCCACTCCTGAAATTTTGAACTGGAAAACACGAGGTGAGGAAATGCAACCCAGGTGGGAGTAATGGGTTTTCATGCCTCGAAATGGcaagaacaaaaaataaaatacctTATACTTCCTAATGTTCTGATTCCTACTTAAATGATCCTACCATAGGGTTCCAAACAAAGCCTTtttgttttttctctttttaCCATTTGCAGAAGAAAAAAGTACATGCTGTTTTCAACTTTTCATAAGAGTGTTGATACCACTGAGATCAATGTAAATTACTATGGCTGCGCTGGTAATGATTTGTTCCACAATCCATAAAATCTAAAATGAATAAAACAAAACATTGCAAGACTGCACAGTcaagaaaattacaaaaaaaaaaaaaaaaaaccagggGAAGTATACCTGATTATACTTTGCCAATCGTTCCCCTCGACAAGGTGCTCCTGCTTTGATCTGACCAGTGGAAAGACCAACAGCTAGATCAGCTATGAAAGAATCTTCAGTTTCCCCACATCTATGAGATGTCACCACACCCCAATGAGCATCCTTTGCTAGCTTCACCACTTCAATAGCCTCTGTCACAGTACCAATCTGATTCACCTGACACCAAACCCCCAAGTTTATCAGAATCTGGAAGCTCACTTGGT
This region includes:
- the LOC131148766 gene encoding proliferating cell nuclear antigen translates to MLELRLVQGSLLKKVLDAIKDLVNDANFDCSATGFSLQAMDSSHVALVALLLRSEGFEHYRCDRNISMGMNLNNMSKLLKCAGNDDIITIKADDGSDTVTFMFESPSQDKISDFEMKLMDIDSEHLGIPEAEYHAIVRMPSAEFARICKDLSSIGDTVVISVTKEGVKFSTRGDIGNANIVCRQNTTVDKPEEATIIEMNEPVSLTFALRYMNSFTKATPLSNTVTISLSSELPVVVEYKIAEMGYIRFYLAPKIEEDDEETKPQV
- the LOC131148767 gene encoding probable sugar phosphate/phosphate translocator At3g11320, which codes for MKVSGRVFTIGLVASWYSSNIGVLLLNKYLLSNYGFKYPIFLTFCHMMACSLLSYIATSWLKIVPMQSVRSRVQFLKISALSLVFCSSVVSGNISLRYLPVSFNQAIGATTPFFTAVFAYMMTLRREAWLTYVALVPVVTGVVIASGGEPSFHLFGFIMCIGATAARALKSVLQGILLSSEGEKLNSMNLLMYMAPVAVVLLLPAALLMEKDVIAMTIALARDDVRILWYLIFNSALAYFVNLTNFLVTKHTSALTLQVLGNAKGAVAVVVSILIFKNPVSVTGMLGYALTVMGVVFYGEAKKRSKTS